TCGCCGCGAGCACCGGAGTCGAGATCGGGTTCCTGCTCTGGGCGGCGCTCGGGCTCCCGGTCGCGATCGTGACGAGCCACCTCGCCGTCGAGGCGATCCTGCTCGGTCACCTCGACCGCGAGGACCGCGGCTTCGACGTCACGCCGATCGCGCGCGAGCTCCGTGCACAGCACGGGCGTCGGCACGGCACGCGGATGCGCTGGGCCGAGCTCCGCGCGCTCATCACGCTGGCGATCGTGGTCGGCCTCTGGCTGTCGGAGCCGTCGCACGGCGTCGACGCCGCTGTGGTCGCGCTGCTGGGCGGCGTCGCCGTCATGCTGCCGGGCTGGGGCTCGGTCGCGCCGAAGGAGGCGATGGCGGCCGTGCCGTGGTCGCTGCTGCTGTTCCTGGCGGCGACGCTGGCGATGGGCGCCGCCATCATCGACTCGGGGGCCGCGGATGCGCTGGCGAGCACCGCCATCGGGGCGCTCCGCGGTGCATCGCCGGGTCTGGTGCTGATCGCGATCGTCGCTGCCAGCGCGATCGCGCACCTGCTGGTGCAGTCCCGTTCCGCCAGGGCGACGGTGCTCCTGCCGCCCGTGATGGCGCTCGCAGCAGCGGCGGGCCTGAGCCCGGTGATCGCGGCGCTCGCCTCCACCGCTGCGGCCGGCTTCTGCCTCACCCTGACCGCATCGGCGAAGCCCGTCGCGATGTTCGCGCAGCTCGACGATCTCACCACCTTCGACCGCAGCGACCTGCTGCGCCTCTCGGGCACGCTCGCGCTGCCCGTCATCGCCGTCGTCGTCCTCGCCGCCGCGTTCCTGTGGCCGGCGCTGGGCATCCCCCTCACCCACACCAACGGAGGTTGACCATGTCTGTCCAGCACCCCATCTCGTTCCTCGTGGCGCCCAGCGGCTTCAAGGAGTCGCTCGCAGCTGAGGAGGTCGCAGCGGCGATCGCGATCGGCATCCGACGCGTGGTGCCCGGCGCTCGCATCCGGCTGCTGCCGCTCGTCGACGGCGGCGAGGGCACGGCCGCGGCGATGGCGGCATCGACGGGCGGCCGGATCGAGCGTCGCTCCGTCACCGGACCCGTCGGTGAGCAGGTGGACAGCCATTTCGCGATCCTCGGCGACGGCACCACGGCGGTCGTCGAGATGGCAGCCGCCGCGGGGCTGAGCCTCGTGCCGCGCGATCGACGCGACCCGACACGGACGACCACCCGCGGCGTCGGTGAGCTCATGGTCGCCGCGCTCGACGCAGGCTGCACCCGCATCGTCGTCGGCTGCGGCGACTCCGGCACCTCCGACGGTGGCGCGGGGGCGCTGCAGGCGCTCGGCGCACGACTGCTCGACGCGCACGGCTCCGAGATCGGCGCGGGAGCGAGGGCCCTGGCGAAGCTTGACCGCATCGACATGGACGGGCTCGACCCACGGTTGGCAGACGTGGCGATCGAGGTCGCGTGCAACCCCACGAACGTGCTCACCGGGCCGCGCGGCGTCGCCCGTGTGTTCGGCCCGCAGAAGGGTGCCGACCCTGCCCAGGTCGACCGGCTCGCGAAGGCGCTCAAGCGCTGGGTCCGCACGCTCGAGCGCGATGCCGCATACCCTGCCGGCACCGACCTTCGCCGCGGTCTCGGCACCGGCGCGTCCGGGGGCCTGGGCGCGGGACTGGCCGCGATCGGAGCCACGCTGCTGCCCAGGTTCGAGGTGCTGCTCGAGTCGATCGATCTCGATGGCGCGATCGCCGAGGCCGATCTCGTCATCACCGCAGAGGGCTCGATCGACCGGCAGACGCCGAACGGCAAGGTGCCTGCAGAGGTCGCATCGCGTGCGCAGCGCCTGCACGTCCCGGTGCTCGCGCTCGCCGGCACGATCGGCAGCGACGCCGGCCGCAACTACGACATCGGGATCGATGCCATCCAGTGCGTGCTGCCGTCGCCGGTCGAGCTGCAGGAGGCGTTCGATCGCGGTGCGGAGTTCGTCGCCGATGGCGCAGAGCGCGTGGTGCGCACCCTGCTGCTCGGCGCGGCGCTCGCGCGGACCGCGGATGCGCCGGTCGCCGAAGCGCTCGCGGTGGCATAGCGCGCGCGCTCGGCGACTAGTCTGCTGGAGATGAGCTCGAGCCGACGGATGCGCCTGCTGCGCCCGGCGCTCTGGGCCACGATGATCGTGCTCGCCTTCACGCTGCTGCTGACGCGCGCGCTGCGCCGCCCGGTCGCGCTCTGGCTCGACGTGCCGGCCGGGGAGGGTGGCTGGGCGCTGCTGGTCGCCGCAGCCCTCGTCGCCACGCTCGGCCTCGGCGGCGCATCGCTCTGGCACGGCCTCGTGCTCACCAGGCTCGTGCGCGTGCGCCGCATCGACGTGCTCATCGCGCTGCTCGGGGTCGGGATGCTGCTGCTCGCGATCGCGGTCGTCGTCGCCGCCGCGATCGACGCGGCCCTGGCGCGCGCGATCCTGGTGCTCGCGCTGCCGCTGTGGGCCGCGGGTCTCGCCGCCGCCGCGCTCGCGATGGCCAGCTTCATCCACCTGCGCGGCGCGCGGACGCCCACGGCTGCCGGCACCGTGCTGATCCTGGGTGCTGGGCTGCGGGGCCGGGAGGTCGGCCCCCTGCTGCGGCGCCGCGTCGAACGGGGTGCAGAGGTCTGGCGCGCATCCCTCGCCACGAGGCCGGATGCGCGGATCGTGGTCTCCGGCGGGCAGGGGCCCGACGAGGTGCGCACCGAGGCCTCCGCGATGGCCGACCACCTCATCCGTCACCTCGGCGTGCCCGCGGAGGCGATCGATCAGGAGGAGGCATCGACGACGACGCGCGAGAACCTCGAGCTCTCCCGCATGCTCGTCACCGGCCCGCGGCGCGCGCCGCTCGCGGTCGTCACGAGCGAGTACCACGCCTTCCGCACGGCGTGGCTGCTCGCGGGCGTCGGCATCGAGGGCACGGTCGTCGGCGCCTGGACCCGGCCGTCGTACCGCCCGGGCGCCGTCGTGCGGGAGGCGCTCGCCGTCGCCGCAGATCACCGCTGGTGGTGCATCGGCGGCACCGCGGCGCTGTGGGCGCTCGCGGCCTGGGTGCTCCTCCAGCAAGCCTAGAATTGAGGGAACCCCCCGGCTTCACACGAGGAGACTCATGTCTGAGATCACTCGCGAGGAGGTCCAGCATCTGGCTGGGCTCGCTCGCATCGCGCTCACCGACGACGAGGTGACGAGCCTCACGACCGAGCTGTCGCAGATCGTCGACGCCATCGCCACGGTCCGCGAGGTCGCGGGCGACGATGTGCCGGCCACGAGCCACCCGGTGCCGATGACGAACGTGCTGCGAGCCGACGTCGTGGGCGACACGCTCACGCACGCGCAGGCCTTCGCCGGCGCGCCCGGCCACGACGGCGAGCGCTTCCGCGTCTCCGCGATCCTGGGGGAGGAGCAGTGATGGGCGACCTCACCCGCCTCGCAGGCCACGAGCTCGCCGGCCTGCTCGCAGCAGGCGAGGTCTCGAGCGTCGAGGCCACGCAAGCCCACCTCGATCGCATCGCCGCGGTCGACGGCGAGATCCACGCCTTCCTGCACGTCAACGACGGTGCGCTCGAGCAGGCAGCCGCCATCGATGCGCGGCGCGCAGCCGGCGAGCAGCTGCACGAGCTCGCTGGCGCCCCGGTCGCGATCAAGGATGTGCTCTGCACGATCGGCATGCCATCGACCTCGGGCTCGAAGATCCTCGAGGGCTGGGTGCCGCCGTACGACGCGACCGTGGTCGCGCGGCTCAAGGACGCAGGCCTCGTCGCGCTCGGCAAGACCAACATGGATGAGTTCGCGATGGGCTCGAGCACCGAGCACTCCGC
The window above is part of the Agrococcus sp. ARC_14 genome. Proteins encoded here:
- a CDS encoding SLC13 family permease; its protein translation is MSSTAAADPPRAASIAASLPLWAARSLRILAVAAAGAAAGSLTAGWSTDARMVAAVFTTAVAAWTLTRLDDTLVALCAILCLVVVGATPVDTLLTSLGDPTIWLLIGACMLAAGVSASGLTERLAVLLIARARSVRGLAHLVAVALLLTAFAVPATSGRAALALPVHRALAERMPASLQRALSLLFPTVILLSAVASLLGAGAHLIAAQLIAASTGVEIGFLLWAALGLPVAIVTSHLAVEAILLGHLDREDRGFDVTPIARELRAQHGRRHGTRMRWAELRALITLAIVVGLWLSEPSHGVDAAVVALLGGVAVMLPGWGSVAPKEAMAAVPWSLLLFLAATLAMGAAIIDSGAADALASTAIGALRGASPGLVLIAIVAASAIAHLLVQSRSARATVLLPPVMALAAAAGLSPVIAALASTAAAGFCLTLTASAKPVAMFAQLDDLTTFDRSDLLRLSGTLALPVIAVVVLAAAFLWPALGIPLTHTNGG
- a CDS encoding glycerate kinase, with protein sequence MSVQHPISFLVAPSGFKESLAAEEVAAAIAIGIRRVVPGARIRLLPLVDGGEGTAAAMAASTGGRIERRSVTGPVGEQVDSHFAILGDGTTAVVEMAAAAGLSLVPRDRRDPTRTTTRGVGELMVAALDAGCTRIVVGCGDSGTSDGGAGALQALGARLLDAHGSEIGAGARALAKLDRIDMDGLDPRLADVAIEVACNPTNVLTGPRGVARVFGPQKGADPAQVDRLAKALKRWVRTLERDAAYPAGTDLRRGLGTGASGGLGAGLAAIGATLLPRFEVLLESIDLDGAIAEADLVITAEGSIDRQTPNGKVPAEVASRAQRLHVPVLALAGTIGSDAGRNYDIGIDAIQCVLPSPVELQEAFDRGAEFVADGAERVVRTLLLGAALARTADAPVAEALAVA
- a CDS encoding YdcF family protein; the encoded protein is MSSSRRMRLLRPALWATMIVLAFTLLLTRALRRPVALWLDVPAGEGGWALLVAAALVATLGLGGASLWHGLVLTRLVRVRRIDVLIALLGVGMLLLAIAVVVAAAIDAALARAILVLALPLWAAGLAAAALAMASFIHLRGARTPTAAGTVLILGAGLRGREVGPLLRRRVERGAEVWRASLATRPDARIVVSGGQGPDEVRTEASAMADHLIRHLGVPAEAIDQEEASTTTRENLELSRMLVTGPRRAPLAVVTSEYHAFRTAWLLAGVGIEGTVVGAWTRPSYRPGAVVREALAVAADHRWWCIGGTAALWALAAWVLLQQA
- the gatC gene encoding Asp-tRNA(Asn)/Glu-tRNA(Gln) amidotransferase subunit GatC translates to MSEITREEVQHLAGLARIALTDDEVTSLTTELSQIVDAIATVREVAGDDVPATSHPVPMTNVLRADVVGDTLTHAQAFAGAPGHDGERFRVSAILGEEQ